A section of the Hirschia baltica ATCC 49814 genome encodes:
- a CDS encoding ABC transporter ATP-binding protein yields the protein MAKPDNKLLRRFASDWMAKHWRLFALGALFSAITALAVASYGLMVKTGLDWLSASEHGQGMVKIPLLNLSVPSGKMIWLLPCAVVGFAMIRSISLYTQTILNNSAVQKGLVSVQDALFSRLIEGDYQRLTAAASGEFVSQFINDMNLVREASLRVATNLIKGILTVLACVATMFWYDWALALMVLVVYPIAFAPVVQIGNRLRKVSKAAQQQTGEMTALLNEGFQGGRTSKAFNLEAYQNARAHAGFLERARLYLKVLRSKALVDPLLEVVGGAALAGVFAFTGWRIMNGEATVGDFGGFIAAIGAASPEVRALGTLNSVTNEGLAALDRIYAVLDAPDEVADKADATKLENIEGRIAFDNVFFSYGDQPVLNGLSFSAEKGQTIALVGPSGAGKSTVFNMALRLYDAANGHVLLDDIDVRHLERHNLRSHMSLVSQDAFLFDDTLRTNIKLGKMDASEAEIIVAMEGAACDFVHDLPDGLDTRAGEGGRNLSGGQRQRIAIARAILKDAPILLLDEATSALDASSEAKVQKALETLSHGRTTLIIAHRLSTVRSADKIFVLDKGRVVEEGDHETLMQKNAVYAELVKLQLS from the coding sequence ATGGCTAAACCAGACAATAAACTCTTACGTCGCTTCGCCTCTGATTGGATGGCGAAGCATTGGCGTTTGTTCGCTTTAGGGGCTCTATTTTCGGCTATAACAGCGCTTGCCGTTGCCAGTTATGGTTTGATGGTGAAGACGGGGCTTGATTGGCTCAGTGCGAGTGAACATGGTCAGGGCATGGTCAAAATTCCATTGCTCAATCTGTCCGTACCATCTGGAAAAATGATCTGGCTATTGCCGTGTGCTGTGGTGGGATTTGCAATGATACGTTCTATTTCATTGTACACGCAAACTATATTGAATAATTCCGCTGTTCAAAAAGGCTTAGTAAGTGTGCAGGATGCGCTGTTCAGTCGTTTGATTGAAGGTGATTATCAGCGCTTAACTGCAGCTGCATCGGGTGAATTTGTTTCTCAATTTATCAATGACATGAATCTTGTTCGTGAAGCATCTTTACGTGTAGCGACAAACTTGATTAAGGGCATTCTTACCGTTCTGGCGTGTGTTGCGACCATGTTTTGGTATGATTGGGCTTTGGCTTTGATGGTCTTGGTTGTCTACCCGATTGCATTTGCGCCTGTCGTGCAGATTGGTAATAGGCTTCGTAAAGTTTCCAAGGCTGCGCAGCAGCAAACGGGTGAAATGACGGCTTTGCTCAATGAAGGTTTTCAGGGGGGGCGAACCTCTAAAGCTTTTAATCTTGAAGCTTATCAGAATGCGCGTGCTCATGCGGGTTTCCTTGAGCGGGCCAGATTATACCTTAAAGTGTTGCGCTCTAAAGCGCTTGTAGATCCATTATTAGAGGTCGTTGGCGGGGCAGCATTAGCGGGAGTGTTTGCTTTTACAGGTTGGCGCATCATGAATGGTGAAGCCACAGTAGGTGATTTTGGTGGATTTATCGCAGCTATTGGTGCCGCTTCTCCTGAGGTGCGTGCACTTGGGACGCTAAATTCTGTGACAAATGAGGGGTTGGCGGCACTAGATCGTATCTATGCTGTGCTGGACGCACCCGATGAAGTTGCAGATAAAGCCGATGCGACAAAGCTTGAAAACATTGAAGGCAGAATAGCTTTTGACAATGTATTTTTCTCTTATGGTGATCAGCCAGTTCTAAATGGTTTGAGCTTTTCAGCAGAGAAGGGACAGACGATTGCGTTGGTTGGCCCATCCGGGGCAGGTAAATCGACTGTTTTTAATATGGCGCTTCGTTTGTATGATGCGGCCAATGGTCATGTTTTACTGGATGATATCGATGTGCGCCATTTAGAGCGCCATAATTTACGGTCTCATATGTCGCTTGTGTCTCAAGATGCGTTTTTGTTTGATGACACGCTGAGAACAAATATTAAGCTAGGGAAGATGGATGCAAGTGAGGCTGAAATCATTGTTGCGATGGAGGGGGCCGCTTGTGATTTTGTGCATGATTTGCCCGATGGATTAGATACACGCGCAGGTGAAGGTGGTCGTAATCTTTCAGGTGGCCAAAGACAGCGTATTGCGATAGCCCGTGCCATTTTAAAAGACGCGCCTATTTTATTATTGGATGAAGCAACGAGCGCGTTGGATGCTTCATCAGAAGCCAAAGTACAAAAAGCACTGGAAACATTATCCCACGGGCGCACAACGTTGATTATTGCGCATCGGTTATCAACGGTGAGATCGGCCGATAAAATATTCGTGCTTGATAAGGGCCGTGTGGTCGAAGAGGGGGATCACGAAACCCTCATGCAGAAAAATGCAGTTTATGCTGAGCTAGTCAAACTGCAATTATCCTAG
- a CDS encoding DsbA family oxidoreductase, whose product MTINLDMVSDVVCPWCWLGLRRVEAAIEIFGSDKVTLNMRPFQLDANVAPEGVDYKEYMRNKFGDTSSDNKWTQMREHLEAAGQAENIPFRFDGIPKRANTFNAHRIIRWAQGQSVDGKSLGPKAAEAFFHAYFKRHKDLNDTQTLLSLSEQIGLIPEVIEKLLGEDADVKSLQEEEAFFRNLGVSGVPTFIANGKYAIQGAQEVSALVIFLEQVEAGPNIPEEPA is encoded by the coding sequence ATGACAATTAATTTAGATATGGTGTCCGATGTCGTATGCCCATGGTGCTGGCTGGGACTGCGCCGCGTAGAGGCCGCGATTGAGATTTTTGGAAGTGATAAAGTCACGTTAAATATGCGTCCTTTCCAGCTCGATGCCAATGTTGCGCCAGAAGGTGTCGATTATAAAGAGTATATGCGCAACAAGTTTGGAGACACATCATCCGACAATAAATGGACCCAAATGCGCGAACACTTGGAAGCTGCAGGCCAAGCTGAAAACATCCCCTTTCGTTTTGATGGAATCCCCAAACGCGCAAACACATTCAACGCTCACCGCATTATCCGCTGGGCACAAGGTCAAAGTGTAGATGGGAAATCATTAGGCCCCAAAGCCGCCGAAGCATTTTTTCATGCATACTTCAAGCGCCACAAAGATCTCAACGACACGCAGACATTATTAAGCTTGTCAGAACAAATCGGCCTCATCCCTGAAGTGATTGAAAAACTCCTTGGCGAAGACGCGGATGTAAAATCTCTACAAGAAGAAGAAGCATTCTTCCGCAATCTTGGTGTTTCAGGTGTTCCAACCTTTATCGCAAATGGCAAATATGCGATCCAAGGCGCACAAGAAGTGTCCGCGCTCGTAATTTTCTTGGAGCAAGTTGAAGCAGGGCCAAATATTCCCGAAGAGCCTGCGTAA